In the Nitrospirota bacterium genome, one interval contains:
- a CDS encoding UDP-N-acetylmuramate--L-alanine ligase, protein MFRKTQQIHLVGIGGSGMSGIAEVLLTMGYKVTGSDLAASDTTRRLEELGGRIFVGHQESNVGEAQVVVISSAVSVQNPEVAAAKARQIPVIPRAEMLAELMRLKFGVAIAGAHGKTTTTSMVANVLAQGGLDPTMVIGGKVNALGSHARLGRGELLVAEADESDGSFLRLSPTIVAVTNLDREHLDHYGSMERINECFLEFINKVPFYGLAVLCADDDRLRALFPNIVKRYQTYGLSEHEGILPDFFATEINMSQWGADFRAQYRGRNLGPFRLAVPGRHNVSNALVAIAIGLELDVPVDLIRKALAAYSGVERRFHLRGEAKGIMVVDDYGHHPTEIKATLAAAKQGWGDRRLVVLFQPHRYTRTRDLLEDFARAFDQSDVLFLADIYAAGEQPIPGVSGAKLAETVRAAGHPSVTFVEEKDQLVDQVLPHLKSGDILITLGAGDIWKAGVGLLTRLNTVT, encoded by the coding sequence ATGTTTCGCAAGACTCAACAGATTCACTTAGTAGGAATCGGGGGGTCTGGGATGAGCGGCATCGCCGAGGTGTTGCTGACGATGGGGTACAAAGTGACTGGTTCGGATCTGGCGGCTTCCGATACGACGCGGAGGTTGGAAGAACTCGGCGGCCGCATCTTTGTCGGACATCAGGAGTCTAATGTAGGAGAGGCGCAGGTGGTGGTCATCTCCTCTGCCGTGTCGGTGCAGAATCCCGAGGTCGCAGCGGCCAAAGCGAGACAGATCCCCGTAATTCCTCGGGCCGAGATGCTCGCGGAATTGATGCGACTGAAATTTGGAGTCGCTATCGCCGGTGCGCACGGGAAGACCACGACGACGTCGATGGTGGCCAATGTGCTGGCCCAGGGCGGGTTGGATCCGACCATGGTGATCGGGGGAAAAGTGAATGCGTTGGGGAGTCATGCCCGCCTCGGGCGAGGCGAGCTCCTCGTGGCAGAAGCCGATGAGAGTGACGGATCGTTTCTACGCCTGTCTCCGACCATTGTCGCGGTGACGAATCTCGATCGGGAGCATCTCGATCACTACGGCAGTATGGAGCGCATCAACGAATGCTTTCTCGAGTTTATCAATAAGGTGCCCTTCTATGGATTAGCCGTATTGTGTGCCGACGATGATCGGCTCAGGGCGCTCTTTCCGAACATTGTGAAGCGCTATCAGACCTACGGACTCAGTGAGCATGAGGGCATCCTGCCGGACTTTTTTGCGACAGAGATCAACATGAGTCAATGGGGTGCCGACTTTCGGGCGCAGTATCGTGGGCGCAATTTGGGCCCGTTCCGTCTTGCGGTACCTGGCAGGCACAACGTATCCAATGCGCTGGTGGCGATTGCGATCGGCCTTGAATTGGATGTGCCGGTGGACCTCATTAGAAAAGCATTGGCAGCCTACAGCGGAGTTGAGCGCCGCTTTCATCTGCGAGGTGAAGCCAAGGGGATTATGGTTGTCGATGATTACGGGCATCATCCGACCGAGATCAAGGCCACTTTGGCCGCAGCGAAGCAAGGGTGGGGAGACCGGCGGTTGGTGGTGCTGTTTCAGCCCCATCGCTATACCAGAACGCGAGACTTGCTGGAGGATTTTGCGAGAGCGTTCGACCAGTCGGATGTCTTGTTCTTGGCGGACATTTATGCGGCGGGAGAGCAACCGATTCCCGGAGTGTCAGGAGCCAAGCTGGCCGAGACCGTTCGTGCGGCCGGCCACCCTTCTGTGACCTTTGTGGAAGAAAAAGATCAGTTGGTAGATCAGGTGTTGCCCCATCTGAAATCAGGTGACATCCTCATCACATTGGGGGCCGGGGATATCTGGAAGGCGGGGGTTGGGCTGTTGACTCGATTGAACACCGTTACGTGA
- the murB gene encoding UDP-N-acetylmuramate dehydrogenase, which translates to MKRGGQRVRTAANVHAQFTQADLRAAVAGLRGTVSFQAPLRDYTSFKIGGPADVLVEPADIEDVCLLVQQARARKVPFFVLGGTNLLVRDGGIRGIVISLARLRGIEEEPEFTLYAEGGVGMPTLIGHAIRHSLAGLEWAAGIPGTVAGCVVMNAGTKLGEMKDSIKAVRMVNMNGQVVDVPAARVGFEYRRALLPRGIVVGVWVQLQQGVRSEIERMVKDYLHYRRDTQPLALPSAGCVFKNPPGDSAGRLIEAAGFKGVRVGDAEVSLKHGNFIVNRGGARAADVIALIGKVRSAIRRRTGVRLDLELKIVGKP; encoded by the coding sequence ATGAAGCGGGGTGGCCAACGTGTCAGGACAGCTGCGAACGTTCATGCGCAATTTACGCAAGCAGACCTACGGGCTGCTGTGGCAGGGCTCCGAGGGACCGTGTCTTTCCAGGCTCCATTGCGAGACTACACGTCGTTCAAGATTGGAGGGCCGGCGGATGTCTTAGTTGAGCCGGCTGATATTGAGGACGTCTGTCTGCTGGTCCAGCAGGCACGCGCGCGAAAGGTTCCGTTCTTCGTTCTGGGCGGGACGAATCTGCTCGTCCGGGATGGGGGAATCCGCGGCATTGTGATCAGCCTAGCAAGGTTGCGGGGGATCGAAGAAGAACCGGAGTTTACCCTCTATGCCGAAGGGGGAGTCGGGATGCCGACGTTGATCGGCCATGCCATCCGTCATTCCCTGGCGGGACTGGAATGGGCGGCAGGAATTCCAGGGACTGTGGCCGGCTGTGTGGTGATGAATGCCGGTACGAAGCTCGGAGAAATGAAGGATTCGATCAAGGCCGTTCGCATGGTGAATATGAATGGTCAGGTCGTAGATGTGCCGGCAGCTCGGGTGGGGTTCGAGTATCGCCGGGCTTTGCTGCCGCGCGGTATCGTCGTGGGGGTATGGGTTCAGTTGCAGCAAGGGGTTCGATCAGAGATTGAGCGAATGGTTAAGGACTATCTCCACTATCGACGGGACACGCAACCGCTCGCGTTGCCAAGCGCTGGTTGTGTATTTAAGAACCCTCCAGGCGACTCAGCAGGCAGACTGATTGAGGCAGCCGGCTTCAAGGGGGTACGCGTCGGTGATGCAGAGGTTTCGTTGAAGCATGGCAACTTCATCGTAAATCGGGGGGGGGCGCGCGCGGCGGACGTGATTGCTCTGATCGGGAAGGTCCGTAGCGCTATTCGCCGCCGAACCGGCGTACGGTTGGATCTTGAACTCAAAATTGTAGGAAAGCCCTAG
- a CDS encoding D-alanine--D-alanine ligase, with product MSEPSPTERPLLTRARIGVLMGGQSAERDVSLRTGTAVHRSLVRRGYNAVTIDVGPTLYQDLRDQKIDVVFLALHGPGGEDGAIQGFLETLGIPYTGSGIQASAIGMHKVTTKTLLTSARIPVPAGTVVKRGAKASQATVMKAAKLRWPVVVKPASQGSTIGVTIVRKPAQWRDALALAHRYDVDAMVEAYIPGHEVTVPVIERREGSPLVLPAVEIVAPGGFYDFSAKYESGKTQYLCPAPLTRSVTRQIQALALRTYEVLGCEGAARVDFRITLRGRPVVLEINTVPGMTETSLLPMAAAQAEIDYDELTERILESALVRAARLDRLSGGGGAR from the coding sequence ATGAGTGAGCCTTCTCCGACAGAGAGACCCCTTCTGACCCGAGCCAGGATCGGGGTCCTGATGGGTGGGCAATCAGCCGAACGTGATGTGTCGCTCCGGACGGGGACCGCGGTGCATCGGTCGCTGGTCCGGCGTGGCTACAACGCAGTGACGATCGATGTCGGGCCGACGCTTTATCAGGATTTGCGCGACCAGAAGATCGACGTGGTGTTTCTCGCATTACACGGGCCAGGCGGTGAAGATGGCGCGATCCAAGGATTTCTTGAGACCCTGGGAATTCCCTATACGGGATCCGGTATCCAAGCCAGTGCGATTGGCATGCATAAAGTTACCACGAAAACCCTCTTGACCTCGGCGCGTATTCCCGTGCCGGCCGGCACAGTTGTAAAGCGGGGGGCGAAGGCCTCACAGGCCACAGTGATGAAGGCAGCGAAATTGCGCTGGCCTGTCGTGGTGAAACCAGCATCGCAGGGGTCCACGATCGGCGTCACCATCGTGCGGAAGCCCGCGCAATGGCGCGATGCCCTGGCCCTGGCCCACCGCTACGATGTGGATGCGATGGTCGAGGCCTATATCCCGGGGCATGAAGTCACCGTGCCGGTCATTGAGAGGCGCGAAGGCTCTCCATTGGTGCTCCCAGCCGTCGAAATTGTCGCTCCGGGAGGTTTCTACGATTTTTCGGCGAAGTATGAGTCGGGGAAAACGCAATATCTCTGTCCCGCGCCATTGACGAGGTCGGTGACGCGGCAGATTCAGGCCTTGGCGCTGCGCACCTATGAGGTACTGGGCTGTGAAGGTGCCGCCAGGGTCGATTTTCGTATCACCCTGCGCGGCCGCCCCGTGGTGTTGGAGATTAATACGGTGCCGGGCATGACCGAAACAAGTTTGCTGCCGATGGCGGCGGCGCAGGCAGAGATCGACTATGACGAGCTGACAGAACGGATTCTTGAGTCAGCCCTCGTTCGTGCAGCCCGTCTCGACCGTTTGTCAGGCGGAGGGGGTGCCCGATGA
- a CDS encoding FtsQ-type POTRA domain-containing protein, with product MRLLFRKRAVREVGPRVNQWKGARASQMSDHRQQARRERLLSQGRCVLRVGRWIVGLGALAWVLAIVTQEMGPVLQSWLEIREVEVEGMHRVTKGEVVERLVLKPGMGLHQVSTSFLAERVRAHAWIKEAEVERRPPHLLYVAIVERMPAAIVRSGADHWLSDENGYLLTHLGRQDDRTLPLLTGLDPQALQRGEAGIRNAVQSGVVLAKLIAKTFDGRVEIDLTNSSNVVASANGVRFQFGDDSLVDQWERFQKVRPSFKSASLDGRKREVSEIDLRYDNRVIVREGV from the coding sequence ATGAGGTTGCTGTTCCGGAAGCGAGCAGTGAGAGAAGTCGGTCCCCGGGTGAACCAATGGAAGGGTGCGCGTGCGAGTCAGATGTCGGATCACCGGCAACAGGCGCGTCGGGAGAGACTCCTCTCGCAGGGGCGATGTGTGTTGCGCGTGGGGCGGTGGATCGTTGGTCTTGGGGCATTGGCGTGGGTCTTGGCCATCGTCACGCAAGAGATGGGGCCGGTTCTTCAGAGCTGGCTGGAGATCCGCGAAGTAGAGGTTGAAGGCATGCACCGTGTGACGAAGGGGGAAGTAGTGGAGCGGCTCGTCTTGAAACCTGGCATGGGACTCCATCAAGTCAGCACGTCGTTTCTCGCTGAGCGCGTGCGGGCGCATGCCTGGATCAAAGAGGCGGAGGTCGAACGCAGACCCCCGCATCTCCTGTATGTCGCCATAGTAGAACGCATGCCTGCCGCCATCGTTCGGAGCGGAGCGGACCATTGGTTGAGCGATGAGAACGGGTACCTGCTGACTCACTTGGGCAGACAGGATGACCGGACGTTGCCGCTGTTGACCGGGCTGGATCCCCAGGCTCTCCAACGCGGCGAGGCAGGAATCCGCAATGCGGTGCAATCCGGGGTCGTGCTGGCCAAACTCATTGCCAAAACCTTCGACGGGCGGGTTGAAATTGACCTCACGAATTCCTCGAATGTGGTGGCGTCAGCCAATGGGGTGCGTTTCCAATTCGGTGACGATTCTCTAGTCGATCAATGGGAGCGGTTTCAGAAAGTCAGGCCCTCATTCAAGTCTGCTTCACTCGATGGTCGGAAACGTGAAGTAAGCGAGATCGATCTGCGTTATGACAATCGCGTCATTGTGCGGGAAGGGGTGTGA
- the ftsA gene encoding cell division protein FtsA, which yields MRAVPKRDQILVGLDIGTTKICAIVSEVTDGGALSIIGVGSCPSRGLRKGVVVDIESTVESIKKAVEEAELMAAVQINSVYTGIAGSHISAENCKGVVALKKSEVTREDIHRAIESARTLAVIPHERRILHVLPREFMVDGQEGVREPLGLSGNRLEVNVHVITGAVTSAQNIIKCVNRAGLDVVDMVLQPLASSEAVLSVEERDLGVAMVDLGGGTTDLAIFLDGSIRHSAVLPIGGQNLTKDLAIGLLTSQTQAEKIKLHRGIARTGLVQGHETVEVPSVGDRPARTFSRRDIAEILEPRVEEIFELVRREITRAGYEGMLGAGVVVTGGTSLLEGMPDAAEQVLNLPARRGAPSGIGGLRDIVSNPMHATGVGLLLHARHHAEEMATAGLRSGRPLYKVFDRMKSWMFEFF from the coding sequence GTGAGGGCTGTGCCGAAGCGTGATCAAATTCTTGTGGGGTTGGATATCGGGACTACGAAGATTTGCGCCATAGTTTCGGAAGTCACCGATGGAGGGGCGCTCAGCATCATCGGGGTTGGATCCTGCCCGTCACGAGGGCTTCGAAAAGGCGTGGTGGTCGATATCGAGAGCACCGTGGAATCGATCAAGAAGGCGGTCGAGGAAGCGGAGCTGATGGCGGCGGTCCAGATCAATTCTGTGTATACCGGCATCGCCGGAAGCCATATCTCTGCGGAGAATTGTAAGGGGGTCGTGGCGCTCAAAAAATCAGAAGTGACGCGTGAAGATATTCATCGTGCGATCGAGAGCGCACGGACCCTGGCGGTCATTCCTCATGAACGACGGATTCTTCACGTGCTGCCGCGAGAATTCATGGTGGATGGGCAGGAGGGGGTTCGGGAGCCGCTGGGCCTGTCCGGGAACCGTCTTGAAGTCAACGTGCATGTGATTACCGGTGCTGTGACGTCAGCGCAAAATATCATCAAGTGCGTGAACCGCGCGGGGCTCGATGTCGTGGATATGGTGCTGCAGCCTCTGGCGTCCAGTGAGGCTGTCCTCAGCGTGGAAGAGCGTGACCTGGGAGTCGCCATGGTCGATCTGGGTGGTGGAACGACGGACCTTGCGATTTTCCTCGACGGGAGCATCAGGCACTCCGCGGTCTTGCCGATTGGTGGGCAGAATCTCACGAAGGATCTCGCGATCGGGTTGCTGACCTCTCAGACGCAAGCCGAAAAGATCAAGCTACATCGCGGCATCGCCCGAACAGGGTTGGTGCAGGGCCATGAAACGGTAGAGGTTCCGTCTGTTGGGGATCGCCCTGCACGCACGTTTTCCCGCCGTGACATTGCTGAGATTCTTGAGCCGCGTGTCGAAGAAATATTCGAGCTGGTGCGTCGGGAAATCACGCGCGCCGGCTACGAGGGCATGTTGGGGGCGGGGGTGGTCGTGACAGGCGGAACGTCGTTGTTAGAAGGGATGCCTGATGCGGCTGAGCAGGTCTTGAATCTTCCGGCCCGACGGGGTGCACCTAGCGGGATTGGAGGGCTTCGCGACATCGTCAGTAATCCCATGCATGCCACAGGTGTCGGCCTGTTGCTCCACGCCCGGCACCATGCTGAGGAGATGGCCACGGCCGGTCTGCGGAGCGGACGGCCGTTGTACAAGGTATTCGATCGTATGAAGTCCTGGATGTTCGAGTTCTTTTAA
- the ftsZ gene encoding cell division protein FtsZ, which yields MFSFEEDVVSPVRIKVIGVGGAGCNALNTMIMSGLARVDFIAANTDLQALDRSRASYKVQLGPERTRGLGAGAKPEVGKDSALESKDQIRECLEGADMVFVTAGMGGGTGTGAAPIVASIARELGILTVGVVTKPFSYEGHRRMIHADEGIRDLRRHVDTLLVIPNQRLLGIVDKATPLLEAFKVADDVLRQAIQGIADVITTTGHVNVDFADVRTVMSHTGRAVMGMGVACGTNRAIEAAQKAICSPLLEEGSVEGARGVLLNITGGPNMSLHEIEEAATIVQQTADPEANIIVGQVINPDMGDDLVVTVIATGFELKEPSAQAPVAAARASRAGQQAMAGVGQAVGERSYGERPLKDLDRPTFLRRMGDARESMERTAAVVDDEWDVPTFLRKQAD from the coding sequence ATGTTTTCATTTGAAGAGGATGTCGTGTCCCCTGTTCGGATCAAAGTGATCGGTGTCGGAGGCGCCGGGTGCAATGCTCTGAACACCATGATCATGTCTGGATTGGCGCGGGTCGATTTTATTGCCGCGAATACCGACCTACAAGCATTGGATCGGTCGCGTGCGTCGTATAAAGTTCAACTGGGGCCTGAGAGGACCAGAGGGCTCGGCGCTGGGGCCAAGCCGGAAGTCGGGAAAGACTCTGCGTTGGAAAGCAAAGATCAGATTCGGGAGTGTCTTGAGGGCGCCGATATGGTCTTCGTGACTGCGGGAATGGGTGGTGGAACCGGGACTGGTGCTGCACCGATCGTGGCGAGTATCGCGCGCGAACTCGGTATCCTGACGGTCGGGGTCGTGACGAAGCCTTTTTCATATGAAGGTCACCGCCGAATGATTCATGCGGATGAAGGGATTCGAGACCTCCGTCGCCATGTGGATACGTTGCTCGTGATTCCAAATCAGCGGTTGCTCGGCATCGTCGACAAGGCGACACCGTTGCTCGAAGCCTTCAAGGTGGCCGATGACGTCCTTCGGCAGGCGATCCAAGGGATTGCGGATGTGATTACGACCACAGGCCATGTGAACGTGGACTTTGCCGATGTCCGCACTGTGATGTCGCATACGGGCCGTGCGGTGATGGGCATGGGGGTGGCGTGCGGGACGAATCGGGCGATCGAAGCGGCGCAAAAGGCGATTTGCAGCCCGTTGCTGGAAGAAGGCAGCGTGGAAGGTGCCCGTGGTGTGTTGTTGAATATCACCGGTGGGCCCAACATGTCGCTGCATGAAATCGAGGAAGCGGCCACGATTGTGCAACAGACAGCCGATCCTGAAGCGAATATCATTGTGGGGCAGGTGATCAACCCGGATATGGGTGATGACCTGGTCGTGACAGTGATCGCCACAGGATTTGAACTGAAGGAGCCGTCTGCTCAGGCTCCTGTAGCTGCGGCCCGGGCTTCTCGCGCTGGGCAACAGGCGATGGCTGGTGTTGGACAGGCGGTGGGAGAACGGTCGTACGGGGAGCGACCCCTCAAAGATCTTGACCGCCCAACCTTCTTGAGGCGGATGGGAGATGCAAGGGAGTCGATGGAGCGGACTGCGGCGGTTGTTGACGATGAGTGGGATGTGCCCACGTTTTTGCGCAAGCAGGCTGACTGA
- the pgeF gene encoding peptidoglycan editing factor PgeF, producing the protein MGTGVITVPAFSSARDGVRHFFGTRSHADSLALDIGIPVRRPRVPGSGWLLSVKQVHGTDALVVDRPLTESDQFPGGWDALVTDQPGVTVAVRTADCVPVLVHDSRRRVVAAIHAGWRGAVAGVVSRTITLMATRFGSTESDLRVSIGPSAGPCCYEVDDPVLDQLRRELPEWQSVVRGYRGHKARLDLKALIRRQVERQGVPASSVSAVNLCTICQDQLFYSYRREGRVNGTMISGITLLSHR; encoded by the coding sequence ATGGGGACAGGGGTCATCACGGTTCCTGCTTTCTCGTCTGCGCGCGACGGCGTCCGACATTTCTTCGGCACGCGCAGCCATGCGGATTCTCTGGCGCTTGATATAGGAATACCCGTTCGTCGGCCCAGGGTGCCGGGAAGTGGCTGGCTGCTGTCTGTCAAACAGGTACATGGAACCGATGCCTTGGTGGTGGATCGTCCCCTTACTGAGTCGGATCAGTTCCCCGGTGGGTGGGACGCATTGGTGACCGATCAGCCAGGCGTGACGGTGGCGGTGCGCACGGCGGATTGTGTGCCTGTGCTCGTGCATGACTCGCGTCGACGTGTTGTTGCGGCGATTCATGCAGGCTGGAGAGGCGCAGTTGCAGGGGTCGTTTCGAGGACGATCACCCTGATGGCAACCAGATTTGGATCGACGGAGTCTGATCTGCGGGTCAGTATTGGGCCTTCGGCTGGCCCCTGTTGCTATGAAGTCGACGATCCGGTGCTCGACCAGCTTCGAAGAGAATTACCTGAGTGGCAGTCAGTCGTGCGGGGTTATCGAGGACACAAGGCTCGACTGGACCTCAAGGCCTTGATCCGACGGCAAGTGGAGAGGCAGGGTGTGCCTGCATCCTCTGTCTCGGCAGTGAATCTCTGTACCATTTGCCAAGATCAGCTCTTTTATTCGTATCGACGAGAAGGCCGCGTGAACGGGACAATGATCAGTGGAATTACGCTGCTTTCTCATCGATAG
- the proC gene encoding pyrroline-5-carboxylate reductase, with protein MITRKIAFIGGGQMAEAMISGLLSGQVCSAESIWATDPVAERRDRLKGQFGIRVGSANREAVAWADVIVLAVKPQTLPAVLSEIGPHLVHGLVISIVAGVMIRTIAEQAGGAARVVRAMPNTPALVREGMTALAMGVGVSDDDAGLVRTIFETVGRVVAVEERLMDAVTGLSGSGPAYVFQAIEALADGGVMVGLPRQTAELLAAQTVFGSARLVLESGVHPAQLKDRVASPGGTTIAGLHQLEQRGFRAALMAAVEAATTRSKELGR; from the coding sequence ATGATTACGAGGAAAATCGCGTTCATCGGGGGTGGCCAGATGGCTGAGGCCATGATCAGCGGCCTTCTCTCGGGGCAGGTCTGTTCTGCTGAGTCGATATGGGCGACGGATCCCGTTGCCGAGCGCCGTGATCGCTTAAAAGGTCAGTTCGGCATTCGAGTCGGGTCTGCCAACCGTGAGGCTGTCGCCTGGGCTGACGTCATTGTCTTGGCCGTGAAACCTCAGACGCTTCCTGCTGTGCTCAGCGAGATTGGTCCTCACCTGGTCCATGGACTTGTGATTTCGATTGTGGCAGGGGTCATGATTCGGACGATTGCAGAACAGGCAGGCGGCGCGGCGAGAGTGGTCCGTGCGATGCCAAATACTCCAGCCTTAGTTCGGGAGGGTATGACCGCTCTTGCAATGGGTGTAGGGGTATCAGACGATGATGCTGGCCTGGTTCGAACGATATTCGAAACTGTCGGTCGCGTGGTGGCTGTTGAAGAACGACTCATGGATGCGGTGACCGGGTTGAGCGGCAGTGGGCCGGCCTATGTATTTCAGGCCATCGAGGCATTGGCGGACGGGGGAGTCATGGTGGGTCTGCCGCGGCAGACCGCCGAACTCCTTGCGGCACAAACTGTATTCGGCTCGGCTCGTTTAGTGCTTGAATCAGGAGTGCACCCCGCTCAACTGAAAGACCGAGTAGCCTCTCCCGGAGGCACGACTATTGCCGGGCTTCATCAGCTCGAACAACGGGGATTTCGTGCTGCGCTGATGGCGGCGGTCGAAGCGGCCACCACACGGTCGAAGGAGTTGGGGCGCTGA
- a CDS encoding YggT family protein, which produces MFVAGNALSAVAIILDYVLTLYMWVIIARALISWVNPDPWNPIVQFLNRVTEPILAPIRRMIGLRIGVDVSPIIVILIIIFLQKAVVQSLEEFAMRMN; this is translated from the coding sequence ATGTTTGTTGCGGGCAATGCTCTTTCGGCAGTGGCGATAATACTTGATTATGTCCTAACGCTTTATATGTGGGTGATCATCGCCCGTGCGCTGATCTCGTGGGTGAATCCGGACCCATGGAATCCCATTGTGCAATTTCTCAATCGAGTGACCGAACCTATCTTGGCGCCGATTCGTCGGATGATTGGGCTGCGGATCGGGGTGGATGTGTCACCAATCATTGTGATACTGATCATTATTTTTTTGCAGAAGGCCGTTGTGCAATCACTCGAAGAGTTTGCTATGAGGATGAACTGA
- a CDS encoding DivIVA domain-containing protein — protein sequence MKITPLDIQQMVFKVSMRGYDKEEVNRFLEELAQTIESLNRDNAVQREKIMFLEQQLAELKRTEATLSSTLLSAQSLADDVKRNAQREAELVIKEAELKAGELIHRARVELTDMQSDISSLQKQRLLMIERLRASLRMFERLFEVEEREALHDAAAASEEKLEGESSPAL from the coding sequence ATGAAAATTACACCACTTGATATCCAGCAAATGGTGTTCAAGGTCAGCATGCGCGGGTATGACAAAGAGGAGGTCAACCGCTTTCTTGAAGAATTGGCACAGACGATCGAGTCGTTGAATCGGGACAATGCAGTTCAGCGAGAAAAGATCATGTTTTTGGAGCAGCAGCTTGCTGAATTGAAGCGGACGGAAGCGACATTATCGAGCACCCTTTTGTCTGCTCAATCGCTGGCCGATGATGTAAAGCGGAATGCCCAGCGGGAGGCGGAGCTCGTCATCAAGGAGGCTGAACTGAAGGCAGGGGAGTTGATCCATCGGGCCAGGGTCGAGCTGACCGATATGCAGAGCGACATCTCGTCGCTCCAGAAACAGCGATTGCTCATGATTGAACGATTGCGCGCGTCGTTGCGGATGTTCGAGCGTTTATTTGAAGTGGAAGAGCGGGAAGCGTTGCATGACGCCGCGGCCGCATCGGAAGAGAAGCTCGAAGGAGAATCGAGCCCGGCGCTCTGA
- a CDS encoding beta-lactamase family protein, producing the protein MTPRPHRKRSSKENRARRSDLLDLAGPWPCFDPGFLLAAQQQIPAPMTDVLPMATSRVLQAALQSAVDDGVFPGAQLAVRLRGELQCVAMAGRLSSEPFGAPVQACTIYDLASLTKPLATATSILLLIQAAKFSLEDPVQQILAELEGTPIGQATVRELLTHRSGLPGWRPFYERLDARGIISGLSSRDQPVKQQVLRMIRDEPLIYARGERSIYSDLGFMLLGLLVERLSGVALDRWCEEAIFRPLGADPLLFCPTAGQVQLEVGCSAVDISRIAPTEWDEWRNRLLCGEVHDENAAAMGGIAGHAGLFGTAESVLVVSGAWLSGYHGRSSMLDGGLVRQFTARQELSAGSSWALGWDTPSAPSSSGSFFSEESFGHLGYTGTSLWIDPRCELEVVLLSNRVHPNRRNEKIKTFRPYIHDLVYREFVPV; encoded by the coding sequence ATGACGCCGCGGCCGCATCGGAAGAGAAGCTCGAAGGAGAATCGAGCCCGGCGCTCTGATCTGTTGGATCTGGCCGGTCCTTGGCCCTGCTTTGATCCCGGTTTTCTTCTCGCCGCCCAGCAGCAGATTCCCGCGCCCATGACAGATGTCTTGCCTATGGCCACCTCTCGTGTCCTCCAGGCCGCACTGCAATCGGCCGTTGACGACGGTGTATTTCCTGGTGCCCAACTGGCGGTGCGCCTGCGCGGTGAGTTGCAATGTGTGGCCATGGCAGGGCGGTTGTCTTCAGAGCCCTTCGGGGCTCCAGTACAAGCCTGTACCATCTATGACCTCGCTTCTCTCACGAAACCGCTGGCAACGGCCACATCCATCTTGCTCCTGATTCAGGCCGCCAAATTTTCTCTTGAGGATCCCGTTCAACAGATACTCGCCGAACTTGAAGGGACACCGATCGGTCAGGCCACTGTGCGGGAGCTCTTAACCCATCGCTCGGGTCTGCCAGGATGGCGACCTTTCTATGAACGGCTTGATGCACGAGGGATTATCTCCGGGCTTTCTAGCCGGGATCAACCCGTCAAACAACAAGTATTGCGCATGATTCGCGACGAACCGTTGATCTATGCGCGCGGGGAGCGAAGCATTTACAGCGACCTTGGATTCATGTTGTTAGGATTACTGGTGGAGCGTCTCAGTGGAGTTGCGCTCGATCGTTGGTGTGAAGAAGCCATCTTCCGGCCGTTAGGGGCCGATCCTCTGCTGTTCTGCCCCACGGCAGGGCAAGTCCAACTCGAAGTTGGATGCTCGGCCGTTGACATCTCAAGAATCGCGCCGACCGAATGGGATGAGTGGCGCAATCGGTTACTATGCGGGGAGGTGCACGACGAAAACGCAGCGGCTATGGGTGGTATTGCTGGTCATGCCGGGTTATTCGGGACTGCCGAATCGGTGCTGGTTGTCTCCGGGGCCTGGCTCAGCGGTTATCATGGAAGAAGTTCGATGCTGGACGGAGGGCTTGTCAGACAGTTTACAGCCCGCCAAGAACTGTCCGCCGGATCGAGTTGGGCGTTGGGATGGGACACTCCATCAGCTCCGTCATCATCAGGGTCATTTTTTTCCGAGGAGTCGTTCGGGCATCTAGGGTATACCGGGACGTCACTGTGGATTGATCCGCGGTGCGAATTAGAAGTCGTGCTGTTGTCCAACCGGGTACATCCGAACCGGAGGAACGAAAAGATCAAGACCTTCCGTCCCTATATCCACGACCTGGTATACCGGGAGTTTGTGCCTGTGTAA